From Methylocystis sp. ATCC 49242, one genomic window encodes:
- the rpsQ gene encoding 30S ribosomal protein S17: MPKRILQGVVVSDKQNKTVVVKVERRFTHPLFQKTVRRTKNYHAHDENGVFKVGDSVTIEETAPISKLKRWRVVEDAPKA; this comes from the coding sequence ATGCCGAAGCGAATTCTCCAGGGCGTCGTCGTCAGCGACAAGCAGAACAAGACCGTGGTGGTGAAGGTCGAGCGCCGTTTCACCCACCCGCTGTTCCAGAAGACGGTGCGCCGCACGAAAAACTATCATGCGCATGACGAGAACGGCGTGTTCAAGGTCGGCGACTCGGTGACCATCGAAGAGACGGCGCCGATCTCGAAACTGAAGCGCTGGCGGGTCGTCGAGGACGCTCCGAAGGCCTGA
- the rplP gene encoding 50S ribosomal protein L16, with the protein MLSPKRTKFRKAFKGRIHGAAKGGFSLNFGQFGLKALEPERITARQIEAARRAMTRHMKRAGRVWIRIFPDVPVSKKPTEVRMGKGKGAPELWAVRVAPGRIMFEVDGVPAPLAREALTLAAAKLPIKTRFIERIAE; encoded by the coding sequence ATGCTGTCACCCAAACGCACCAAGTTCCGCAAGGCCTTCAAGGGCCGCATCCACGGCGCCGCCAAGGGCGGCTTCTCGCTGAACTTCGGTCAGTTCGGCCTGAAGGCGCTGGAGCCCGAGCGCATCACCGCGCGCCAGATCGAGGCGGCCCGTCGCGCCATGACGCGCCACATGAAGCGCGCCGGCCGCGTGTGGATCCGCATCTTCCCGGACGTGCCGGTTTCCAAGAAGCCGACTGAAGTCCGCATGGGTAAGGGCAAGGGCGCTCCTGAATTGTGGGCGGTGCGCGTTGCGCCCGGCCGCATCATGTTCGAGGTCGACGGCGTCCCGGCGCCGCTGGCGCGCGAGGCTCTGACGCTCGCCGCGGCGAAGCTGCCGATCAAGACCCGCTTCATCGAACGCATCGCCGAGTAA
- the rpsC gene encoding 30S ribosomal protein S3, whose amino-acid sequence MGQKVNPIGLRLGVNRTWDSRWFASKGEYAKLLHEDMAIREAVMKLLKQAAVSKIIIERPHKKCRVTIHSARPGVVIGKKGADIDKIRKLVGKLTGSEVVINIVEVRKPETEAALVADSIAQQLERRVAFRRAMKRAVQSAIRLGAQGIRINCSGRLGGAEIARLEWYREGRVPLHTLRADVDYGTATAHTAYGACGIKVWIFKGEILEHDPMAQDKRAAEQAAGGDHGERERERGGERRRREPREPRDAA is encoded by the coding sequence ATGGGTCAGAAGGTTAATCCGATCGGGCTGCGACTGGGCGTCAACCGCACGTGGGATTCGCGCTGGTTCGCCAGCAAGGGCGAATATGCGAAGCTCCTTCACGAGGACATGGCGATCCGTGAAGCGGTCATGAAGCTCCTGAAGCAGGCCGCCGTCTCGAAGATCATCATCGAGCGTCCGCACAAGAAGTGCCGCGTCACCATCCACTCGGCCCGTCCGGGCGTTGTGATCGGCAAGAAGGGCGCGGACATCGACAAGATCCGCAAGCTCGTCGGCAAGCTCACGGGCAGCGAAGTGGTCATCAACATCGTCGAGGTGCGCAAGCCCGAGACGGAGGCGGCTCTCGTCGCCGATTCGATCGCCCAGCAGCTCGAGCGCCGCGTGGCGTTCCGCCGCGCCATGAAGCGCGCCGTTCAGTCGGCGATCCGCCTCGGCGCGCAGGGAATCCGCATCAATTGCTCGGGCCGTCTCGGCGGCGCGGAAATCGCGCGTCTCGAGTGGTATCGCGAGGGCCGCGTGCCGCTGCATACGCTGCGCGCCGACGTCGATTACGGCACGGCGACCGCGCACACCGCCTATGGCGCCTGCGGCATCAAGGTCTGGATCTTCAAGGGCGAAATCCTCGAACATGATCCGATGGCCCAGGACAAGCGCGCGGCCGAGCAGGCTGCGGGCGGCGACCATGGCGAGCGTGAACGCGAGCGCGGCGGCGAGCGCCGTCGCCGCGAGCCCCGCGAACCGCGCGACGCTGCGTAA
- the rplV gene encoding 50S ribosomal protein L22 produces the protein MSKEANPPRLADNEAKAVARMIRVSPQKLNLLAQLIRGKKVDRALADLEFSRKRIAYEVKKTLESAIANAENNHGLDVDDLVVAQAYVGKALVMKRFHARARGRASRVEKPFSNLTIIVREVEAQANA, from the coding sequence CGGCTTGCGGACAATGAGGCGAAGGCCGTCGCGCGGATGATTCGCGTGTCGCCGCAGAAGCTCAATCTTCTCGCCCAGCTCATCCGCGGCAAGAAAGTCGACCGCGCGCTCGCCGATCTGGAGTTCTCCAGAAAGCGGATCGCGTATGAGGTGAAGAAGACGCTGGAAAGCGCCATCGCCAACGCCGAGAACAACCATGGCCTCGACGTCGACGATCTGGTCGTCGCCCAGGCCTATGTCGGCAAGGCGCTTGTCATGAAGCGCTTCCACGCCCGCGCTCGCGGCCGCGCCAGCCGGGTCGAGAAACCCTTCTCGAACCTCACGATCATCGTGCGCGAAGTCGAAGCGCAAGCGAACGCCTAA
- the rpmC gene encoding 50S ribosomal protein L29: MKSKQRLSDIKAMTEDQLNEEVLKLKKEQFNMRFQKATGQLENTSRVRVVRRDIARAKTIAALKRTEK; the protein is encoded by the coding sequence ATGAAATCCAAGCAGCGCCTCTCCGACATCAAGGCGATGACCGAGGACCAGCTCAACGAGGAAGTGCTGAAGCTCAAGAAGGAGCAGTTCAACATGCGCTTCCAGAAGGCGACGGGTCAACTCGAGAACACATCCCGCGTGCGCGTCGTTCGTCGCGACATCGCCCGCGCCAAAACCATCGCCGCGCTGAAGCGCACGGAAAAGTAA